From Haloarcula sp. CBA1127, a single genomic window includes:
- a CDS encoding AzlD domain-containing protein — protein sequence MATNYGPVEIAGVIAVIGVLTYACRLSFIALFGRLDEIPPVVEQVLRFVPAAVLAALVLPSFVTLDASSFAPDKFIAGALAAGVAWRTEDVFATMVTGMGVLWVIRFLL from the coding sequence ATGGCGACTAACTACGGTCCGGTTGAAATTGCCGGTGTCATCGCTGTCATCGGCGTGTTGACGTACGCCTGTCGGCTCTCCTTCATTGCGCTGTTCGGGCGGCTCGACGAGATTCCGCCGGTCGTCGAGCAGGTGTTGCGGTTCGTCCCCGCCGCCGTCCTCGCTGCGCTTGTCCTCCCGTCGTTCGTGACCCTCGACGCCAGTAGTTTCGCCCCAGACAAGTTCATCGCCGGCGCGCTCGCAGCGGGTGTTGCCTGGCGGACCGAGGACGTGTTCGCGACGATGGTGACCGGCATGGGCGTCCTCTGGGTCATCAGGTTCCTACTGTAG
- a CDS encoding amidohydrolase family protein, which translates to MERIEGTILAGRSFEPVDGSVVVEDGYITAIEETPARESDHNRIVLPAFVNAHTHVGDSVAKEAAVGLGLEEAVVPPDSLKHQQIEAADDETLIAAMHRTLRFMQRTGTAAFLDFREFGVDGATALREAASGLDIEDFIFGSDDSAVLDVADGFGASGANDDDFTAERAAAEERAVPFAIHAGEPDATDIHPALDLDPDLLVHMVHAEAEHLERVADQNVPIAVCPRANRVLGVGRPPIETLLEYTDVALGTDNVMLNAPSMFREMEYTAKTFDLSSQTVLRMATTAGAEAVGLDCGVIEPGRRAALLVLDGDSDNLSAVADPVDAVVRRASPLDIDRVIC; encoded by the coding sequence ATGGAGCGAATCGAGGGCACTATCCTTGCCGGGCGGTCGTTCGAACCGGTCGACGGCAGCGTTGTCGTCGAAGACGGGTACATAACGGCCATCGAGGAGACGCCGGCCCGTGAAAGCGACCACAACCGCATTGTCCTGCCGGCGTTCGTGAACGCACACACCCACGTTGGCGACTCTGTTGCGAAGGAGGCAGCCGTCGGGCTTGGGTTGGAGGAAGCAGTGGTCCCGCCAGACAGCCTGAAACACCAGCAAATCGAAGCGGCCGACGACGAGACGCTAATTGCGGCGATGCACCGCACACTCCGGTTCATGCAGCGAACCGGTACCGCAGCGTTTCTCGACTTCCGGGAGTTCGGCGTCGACGGCGCAACCGCGCTCCGCGAGGCCGCTTCGGGACTCGATATTGAGGACTTCATCTTCGGGAGCGACGACTCCGCGGTGCTCGATGTGGCTGACGGGTTCGGTGCCAGTGGCGCGAACGACGACGATTTCACCGCCGAGCGGGCCGCCGCCGAGGAGCGCGCGGTTCCGTTCGCTATCCACGCCGGCGAGCCGGACGCCACCGATATCCACCCGGCGCTGGATCTGGACCCGGACCTGCTGGTCCACATGGTCCATGCCGAGGCGGAGCACCTCGAACGGGTCGCCGACCAGAACGTCCCCATTGCGGTCTGTCCCCGTGCGAACCGCGTCCTCGGGGTCGGCCGGCCACCGATTGAGACGCTGCTAGAGTACACCGACGTAGCGCTCGGGACGGATAACGTGATGCTGAATGCTCCGTCTATGTTCCGTGAGATGGAGTACACCGCAAAGACGTTTGACCTCTCTTCGCAGACGGTGCTACGGATGGCGACGACCGCTGGAGCTGAAGCAGTCGGTCTCGATTGTGGTGTCATCGAACCCGGTCGCCGGGCCGCGCTACTGGTTCTCGATGGCGACTCGGATAACCTCTCGGCGGTCGCTGACCCAGTTGACGCAGTTGTCCGGCGGGCATCTCCGCTAGATATCGACCGGGTCATCTGCTAA
- a CDS encoding alpha/beta fold hydrolase has translation MSGGTTVPEDRALSSDDWPHPAERRYADAQARLADHYDLAVESRVTETDAAGRVHYLTGGNPDGDPVLLLHGVGTPAATWLPLFSSLTDEYRVYAPDRPGLGLSAAPSYRDRDLRSFLVAYLLELLDALGIDRPHVVGNSHGSLQSFLLALDHDRVDRLQLVGAPGGVSRDLPLLFRLLTVRGLNRVLLWLLSRGDPVENARQSMQRVNVVDASAIPEALYELLAAGQALPGRPESQRSLATAQGSYGRAHPLFDIRNEIVRIDRPTQFIWGTGDAFYPPAVGRPVAEKMSNAEFHELPGHGHTPWLEPGDEVEELVRAFLDK, from the coding sequence ATGAGTGGCGGTACCACAGTTCCAGAGGACCGCGCGCTGTCGTCAGACGACTGGCCCCATCCAGCCGAGCGCCGGTACGCGGACGCACAGGCCCGCCTCGCCGATCACTACGACCTCGCCGTCGAGTCACGTGTGACAGAGACGGACGCCGCGGGTCGCGTTCACTATCTTACTGGCGGGAACCCGGATGGCGACCCTGTCCTCCTTCTTCACGGCGTTGGAACGCCAGCAGCGACGTGGCTCCCGCTGTTCTCGTCACTTACCGACGAGTATCGTGTGTATGCTCCCGACAGACCCGGCCTCGGCCTTTCGGCCGCTCCAAGCTACCGGGATCGGGACCTCCGGTCGTTTCTGGTGGCGTACCTGCTGGAACTGCTCGATGCCCTCGGGATTGACCGACCCCACGTGGTCGGCAACTCCCACGGCAGCCTCCAGTCGTTCCTGCTCGCACTCGACCATGACCGCGTGGACCGGCTGCAACTGGTCGGCGCACCGGGCGGCGTCTCGCGGGACCTCCCGCTCCTGTTTCGTCTGCTGACGGTCCGCGGCCTCAACCGCGTGTTGCTGTGGCTGCTCAGCCGCGGTGACCCGGTCGAAAACGCGAGGCAATCGATGCAGCGGGTCAATGTCGTCGACGCCTCGGCCATCCCTGAAGCGCTCTATGAACTGCTCGCCGCCGGGCAGGCCTTGCCCGGCCGGCCGGAGAGCCAGCGGTCGCTGGCGACGGCACAGGGGTCGTACGGCCGAGCCCACCCGTTGTTCGATATCCGGAACGAAATTGTGCGGATCGACCGCCCGACGCAGTTCATCTGGGGGACGGGGGATGCTTTCTATCCGCCAGCCGTGGGCCGTCCCGTCGCCGAAAAGATGTCAAACGCCGAATTCCACGAACTCCCGGGACACGGCCACACGCCGTGGCTGGAACCGGGTGACGAAGTCGAAGAACTGGTTCGGGCGTTCTTGGATAAATAG
- a CDS encoding Nif3-like dinuclear metal center hexameric protein → MNAGDIAARLDDRLDIEAYADIDASPNGLQVGPASQPVEHVAFAVDAAVETIDRADEAGADLLVTHHGIVWGGMERVTETNYRRVAPLIDNDLALYVAHLPLDGHQSLGNAAGVADLLDLDNRAPFGSMGGEHIGQQGTLAEPQTVSELADSLEGDTDTGGQPVQVLDFGPSTVEDVAIVTGSGVDWLQEAVETDADVLITGEGKQKAFHEAREQGMHVILAGHYATETFGVQSLQTVVEDWGLETTYIDCPTGL, encoded by the coding sequence ATGAACGCAGGAGACATCGCGGCACGTCTTGACGATAGACTCGACATCGAGGCTTACGCCGACATCGACGCCAGTCCGAACGGGCTGCAGGTCGGGCCGGCAAGCCAACCAGTAGAGCACGTCGCCTTCGCAGTCGATGCAGCTGTCGAAACCATCGACCGCGCCGACGAGGCAGGCGCTGACCTGCTCGTAACGCACCACGGCATCGTCTGGGGTGGGATGGAGCGCGTGACGGAAACCAACTACCGCCGCGTCGCACCGCTGATCGACAACGACCTCGCGCTGTACGTCGCTCACCTCCCGCTGGACGGTCACCAGTCGCTTGGTAACGCCGCCGGTGTTGCTGACCTGCTGGACCTCGACAACCGTGCCCCGTTCGGGTCAATGGGCGGCGAGCATATCGGCCAGCAGGGGACCCTTGCAGAGCCACAGACAGTCTCCGAACTCGCAGATTCGCTCGAAGGTGATACAGACACTGGCGGACAGCCGGTTCAGGTTCTGGACTTCGGCCCGTCGACCGTCGAGGACGTTGCCATCGTCACCGGCAGCGGCGTCGACTGGCTACAAGAGGCGGTCGAGACGGACGCCGACGTACTCATCACCGGCGAAGGGAAACAGAAGGCCTTCCACGAGGCGCGCGAGCAGGGGATGCACGTCATTCTCGCTGGCCACTACGCGACCGAAACGTTCGGTGTCCAGTCGCTCCAGACCGTCGTTGAGGACTGGGGGCTGGAGACGACCTACATCGACTGCCCAACTGGCCTCTGA
- a CDS encoding AzlC family ABC transporter permease: MDTASFRRGVRDVAPLLLGIIPFGLVAGIATVNAGLGLPAAVGLSVVVFAGASQLAALELLGQNAPLTVVVATAVVINLRLLMYSASIAPYFREFTGRWKAVLAYVLTDQAYALSVASYRSDSETDRKWYYLGVAVTLWAVWQVTTIAGALLGTGVPDAWGLEFAIPLVFLAILVPAIEDASTGVAAVVGGAIAVVGAGLPLNLGLLVAAGVGITAGVLTESATGGTDGD, translated from the coding sequence ATGGATACCGCTTCGTTTCGGCGTGGCGTTCGCGATGTTGCGCCACTTCTGCTGGGGATTATCCCGTTTGGCCTCGTTGCCGGCATCGCGACGGTTAACGCCGGGCTCGGGCTGCCAGCCGCAGTCGGACTGTCTGTGGTCGTCTTCGCCGGCGCATCACAGCTCGCGGCGCTAGAGTTGCTGGGACAGAACGCACCGCTGACGGTTGTCGTTGCAACGGCAGTCGTCATCAACCTCCGGCTTCTGATGTACTCGGCATCGATTGCGCCGTACTTCCGTGAGTTCACCGGCCGGTGGAAAGCCGTCCTCGCCTACGTGTTGACCGATCAGGCGTACGCGCTGTCGGTCGCCAGCTACCGGTCCGACAGCGAGACGGACCGGAAGTGGTACTACCTCGGCGTCGCCGTGACGCTCTGGGCAGTGTGGCAGGTCACAACTATCGCGGGGGCGCTACTCGGCACCGGCGTCCCCGACGCATGGGGTCTCGAATTCGCTATCCCGCTCGTCTTCCTCGCGATTCTGGTCCCGGCAATCGAGGACGCATCGACCGGGGTTGCTGCTGTCGTCGGTGGAGCCATCGCTGTCGTCGGCGCTGGGCTCCCGCTCAACCTCGGATTGCTCGTCGCGGCCGGCGTTGGCATCACCGCTGGTGTTCTCACCGAGTCCGCCACGGGAGGGACCGATGGCGACTAA
- a CDS encoding transcription elongation protein SprT — translation MADGVSYEGIASDADLMAWSREYCRRVRREHGVSVRFDLVDWDVSHRAKRRAAAVKRPKLDDATVGQRYDWDSVEGSDGRPLPCTVSLTWDAFSAFERDTWEATLRHELIHVEQYQRDGTTDHGRAFRERADQLDTDVHCPVFTDPKHVLTCEACGGLVARRYQDCPLVEQREQYRSDCCGASLELG, via the coding sequence ATGGCTGATGGCGTTTCTTACGAGGGCATTGCTTCAGATGCGGACCTTATGGCCTGGTCGCGAGAGTATTGCCGGCGAGTCCGCCGCGAGCACGGCGTCTCGGTTCGGTTCGACCTCGTCGACTGGGACGTGTCTCACCGGGCCAAGCGTCGGGCCGCCGCGGTCAAGCGGCCGAAACTGGATGACGCCACTGTCGGCCAGCGGTACGACTGGGACAGTGTCGAGGGGAGCGACGGCCGCCCGCTCCCGTGTACGGTGTCGCTGACCTGGGACGCCTTTTCGGCCTTCGAGCGGGACACCTGGGAGGCGACGCTGCGCCACGAACTCATCCACGTCGAGCAGTACCAGCGCGACGGGACGACCGACCACGGCCGGGCCTTCCGGGAGCGGGCTGACCAGCTTGACACTGATGTCCACTGTCCAGTCTTCACCGACCCGAAGCACGTCCTCACCTGCGAGGCGTGTGGCGGTCTCGTTGCCCGACGCTATCAGGACTGTCCGCTCGTCGAGCAACGCGAGCAGTACCGGTCTGACTGCTGTGGGGCCTCGCTGGAGCTGGGCTGA